In the genome of Neodiprion pinetum isolate iyNeoPine1 chromosome 2, iyNeoPine1.2, whole genome shotgun sequence, one region contains:
- the LOC124212442 gene encoding putative RNA polymerase II subunit B1 CTD phosphatase RPAP2: protein MTSTSRKRNDGSRTKMKMSKEQLQLALTKKRQCDARALAIVERLIDDAVDQTWLLENLEHINRCHMDDVVEERAILRRCGYALCDNPLKLNINQKYHISTRNNKVYDVSRRKNFCSNNCYGATNYILELMLTSPLWLRNPKEKPCFQLLPPTGLIKKSTPGDEVYLGRENVSVDSCEIQKTDKAIVSDKLPSTESNNAIENTINNVPDNSINKSGTEIVEGDVSAKEIANLHKPAEPVARQSNKCDTLAVEQDVRSSINNISKVNAKEDKTRKVHGKQDVRKSKVDSSWFVERIKHYLQEWLTLDSLALLSGDVWLKQQKIDEITKHTKDSKFQKKYVELCQKIDSCQVDEDTDEEDSKRDLKPLPDYSVLKEASAQIEVKVRAFYQGQTLIDSTKPPSGNAVANEEDDSSTFMPMLGEREPRTLRRRIILEKLDKVLPEMVRTLAGGEFAVDGCISTNGCGKTVKALVNTFSLSASNVIPKPAEWNLLGLIFIKLLSTSEPRLRFLLGTDRASKYITMILMSYNLEPSDLDTLVAVATDIQLVSNKNFPKK, encoded by the exons ATGACATCAACGTCGAGGAAACGTAACGATGGGAGcagaacaaaaatgaaaatgag CAAGGAACAACTGCAGCTGGCTCTGACTAAGAAACGGCAGTGTGATGCGAGAGCTTTAGCAATTGTAGAACGGTTGATAGATGATGCAGTCGACCAAACTTGGCTTTTGGAAAAT CTGGAGCATATCAATCGATGTCACATGGACGACGTAGTTGAAGAAAGAGCTATATTGAGACGGTGTGGTTATGCTCTGTGCGACAAtccattgaaattgaatataaatcaaaaatatcaCATATCGACTCGCAATAATAAGGTTTATGATGTAAGTcgcagaaaaaatttctgcagCAATAACTGTTATGGAGCAACAAATTACATTCTTGAACTAATGCTCACCAGCCCACTGTGGCTGAGAAATCCGAAAGAGAAGCCTTGCTTCCAGCTGCTACCTCCCACtggattaattaaaaaaagtacTCCAGGCGATGAAGTTTACCTGGGACGAGAAAACGTCTCTGTTGATtcatgcgaaatacaaaaaactGATAAAGCTATCGTGTCTGACAAATTACCATCAACAGAGAGTAATAATGCGATTGAAAATACTATAAATAATGTACCTGATAATTCCATAAATAAATCAGGCACCGAAATCGTTGAAGGGGATGTAAGTGCTAAAGAAATAGCCAATCTTCACAAACCCGCAGAACCAGTTGCACGTCAAAGTAATAAATGTGATACTTTGGCGGTTGAACAAGATGTTCGATCAAGCATAAACAATATTTCCAAAGTAAATGCAAAAGAAGATAAAACGCGCAAAGTACATGGCAAACAAGATGTCAGGAAAAGTAAGGTGGATTCAAGCTGGTTTGTTGAACGTATCAAACATTATTTACAAGAGTGGCTTACTTTGGATTCCTTGGCTCTGTTGTCGGGAGATGTGTGGTTGAAGCAGCAAAAAATAGATGAAATTACGAAACATACAAAGGACAGTAAATTCCaaaagaaatatgttgaacTATGccaaaaaatcgattcatgCCAAGTAGATGAAGACACTGACGAGGAAGATAGTAAACGCGATTTAAAACCTCTACCAGATTACAGTGTGCTGAAAGAAGCAAGTGCCCAAATAGAGGTCAAG GTACGAGCATTTTACCAAGGCCAAACTTTGATAGATTCAACAAAACCACCATCAGGTAACGCAGTTGCTAATGAGGAAGATGATTCCAGTACATTCATGCCAATGCTTGGAGAGCGTGAGCCTAGAACACTCAGGAGACGTATAATTTTGGAGAAACTTGATAAAGT gTTGCCAGAAATGGTGCGTACCTTGGCTGGAGGCGAGTTTGCTGTTGATGGATGTATCAGCACTAACGGGTGTGGAAAAACGGTGAAAGCTCTTGTAAACACCTTTTCGTTATCGGCTAGCAATGTTATCCCTAAGCCTGCGGAATGGAACCTTCTTGGccttatttttataaaact GTTGAGCACCTCCGAGCCCAGGTTGAGGTTTCTATTGGGTACAGACCGAGCGTCAAAGTATATAACTATGATTCTAATGTCTTATAATTTGGAGCCTAGTGACTTGGACACGCTGGTAGCGGTGGCAACAGACATCCAGTTAGTTAGCAAtaagaattttccaaaaaaataa
- the LOC124212440 gene encoding protein GPR107 isoform X1: MYSKSVIVSCIVVLTLASLTQARIHKLEIRNDVRAYIALSTFGFYEGGTLRVNLTNFKVEQGAEDAVFGFSLERTLSDVSNSYTENQREKCPLLDETAQLNEAVYFKMDLRHSIMNVTCKKDLNLISIHPSEDVVQVRLKRNAERLQDTASSPRIDHAMSDFGKRSVQSYNPPSIKSGCPRSEIPIHFKNATSTGLSKVKYYSTSFYVNVMNQSNEGLYNLYFHNCRNYDDKTNMPVDFTLQIKEDNHGNFLSAGEMPLPALYFMMALLFFLSGCFWVFILKRSKHPVFKIHYLMAVLVYLKSLSLLFHGINFHFIETKGEHVAAWAILYYITHLLKGAVLFITIVLVGTGWDFIKHILSDKDKKLFMIVIPLQVLANVAEIIIEESEEGDIEHQKWRDVFILVDLLCCGAILFPVVWSIRHLQEAARTDGKAAINLRKLKLFRHFYIMIVCYIYFTRIIVYLLRITVPFQYEWLDEMFREMATYVFFVLTGYKFRPASANPYFTIANEDLPGDDNDDEMDVVLFSSISGRSGATEGLNKINKGTTLAKSTPCNVVGTREEMDNLLSKRESSHEYD; encoded by the exons atgtattcaaaaTCCGTGATTGTTTCGTGCATAGTTGTGCTCACCTTAGCTTCGCTAACTCAGGCGAGGATTCACAAGCTTGAGATAAGG AACGACGTCAGAGCTTACATCGCTCTCAGCACATTCGGATTTTACGAAGGAGGCACTTTGCGCGTAAACTTGACTAATTTTAAGGTGGAACAGGGCGCCGAGGATGCAGTG TTCGGATTCAGCTTGGAACGAACTCTCAGCGATGTTAGTAATTCGTACACAGAAAATCAACGAGAAAAATGTCCATTACTAGATGAAACAGCCCAGCTGAATGAGGCTGTTTATTTTAAAATGGATTTGAGGCATTCAAT AATGAACGTAACCTGCAAGAAAGACTTGAATCTGATATCCATTCACCCGAGTGAAGATGTGGTACAGGTTCGATTAAAGAGAAACGCAGAACGATTACAGGATACGGCCTCTTCTCCAAGAATAGACCATGCCATGTCAGATTTTG GTAAGAGGTCTGTGCAATCCTACAATCCACCATCGATCAAAAGCGGCTGTCCAAGGTCAGAAATACCAATCCATTTTAAGAACGCAACAAGCACTGGATTAAGTAAAGTCAAGTATTACAGCACAAGTTTTTACGTGAATGTGATGAATCAAAGTAATGAAGGCCTCTATAACTTGTACTTCCACAACTGCAGAAACTATGATGATAAAACAAATATGCCTGTGGACTTTACG ttGCAAATCAAAGAGGATAACCATGGTAATTTCTTGAGTGCTGGTGAGATGCCACTACCTGCACTCTACTTCATGATGGCTCTTCTATTCTTTTTGTCTGGATGTTTCTGGGTCTTCATTCTCAAGAGAAGCAA acaCCCGGTGTTCAAGATTCACTACCTGATGGCGGTGCTGGTATACCTGAAATCTCTGTCTCTGCTTTTTCACGGCATAAATTTTCACTTCATTGAAACAAAAGGAGAACATGTTGCAGCTTGGGCAATTCTCTACTATATTACGCATCTACTGAAAGGAGCTGTTCTCTTCATCACCATCGTTCTAGTCGGTACTGGATGGGATTTTATAAAACATATACTCTCGGAcaaggataaaaaattgttcatgATTGTCATACCACTGCAG GTTCTGGCGAATGTTGCAGAAATTATAATCGAGGAAAGCGAAGAAGGAGACATTGAACATCAGAAATGGCGCGACGTATTTATTCTCGTTGATCTTCTCTGCTGCGGAGCAATCTTGTTCCCGGTTGTATGGAGCATAAGACACCTTCAAGAGGCTGCCCGCACCGATGGCAAAGCAGCCATAAATTTGCGGAAGCTCAAATTATTCcgacatttttatattatgaTCGTTTGCTACATATATTTCACCAGAATTATCGTCTACTTATTGAGG ATCACTGTTCCGTTCCAATACGAATGGCTTGATGAGATGTTTAGAGAAATGGCGACGTATGTATTTTTTGTCCTCACTGGATACAAGTTTCGTCCTGCTTCAGCAAATCCATATTTCACCATTGCCAATGAGGATTTGCCTGGTGACGATAATGATGACGAAATGGATGTGGT TCTATTCTCTAGCATTTCTGGGAGAAGCGGTGCTACCGAGGGTCTCAATAAGATCAACAAAGGGACGACGTTAGCAAAGTCGACGCCGTGCAATGTTGTTGGGACTCGAGAAGAGATGGACAATCTGCTCAGCAAGAGAGAGTCGTCACACGAATACGACTGA
- the NELF-B gene encoding negative elongation factor B isoform X2: MLPLLDLHGVRRLDFHASVLEELREKLVKRIAEIGAERGEKGGSDRRLKDLLAKSFPAVRVAALRPVVMCILRNTPHIDDKYLRVLVREKELYNDADTEVKRQIWKDNQSLFGDEVSPLFSRYIIEKEQVLFDHRNLNALFFSPSPKVRRQGEVVQKLAHMIGHSVKLYDMVLQFLRTLFLRTKNIHYCTLRAELLMALHDLEVQDIISVDPCHKFTWCLDACIREKNVDVKRSRELQGFLDSIKRGQEQVLGDLSMTLCDPYAVNFLASSAIKIALHLINGEALPRDNAVLVLLLRMLALGLSAWQMIDSQDFKEPKLDSQVVTKFLPALMSLMVDDQIRQLNGKLPPDERESAIAIIEHSGPPPDACQAYAQLSGVAAVLSMYHALYVGGGGSGSSGRARGDARGLMRVLATLPNCQAHRAFEDPFLHTLVSLLILNMADEFSGESFCTVIFDEFFLAGLTRDNVTRHLLKLLWYIHPKLPPARLHSLMKALQPNSQHNEAVHSLYQSLREKIGSQSTEDLLISSTSMDTLECPDSPLDVVPTPGPR; the protein is encoded by the exons ATGTTACCGCTATTGGACCTCCACGGCGTCAGAAGGCTGGACTTTCACGCCTCGGTATTAGAAGAGCTTAGAGAAAAACTTGTGAAGCGGATAGCCGAGATTGGGGCTGAGCGAGGGGAAAAGGGGGGAAGCGACCGTAGGCTTAAGGATCTGTTGGCCAAGAGCTTTCCTGCCGTTAGAGTTGCCGCGCTCAGGCCAGTCGTTATGTGTATTTTAAGAAATACCCCTCATATCGATGACAAATACCTACGAGTACTGGTTAGGGAAAAGGAACTTTACAATGACGCTGACACGGAAGTGAAACGACAGATCTGGAAGGACAATCAAAGTCTTTTCGGAGACGAGGTATCGCCTCTCTTCAGTCGCTACATCATTGAAAAGGAACAAGTTTTGTTCGATCATCGGAACCTGAAtgccttatttttttcaccatcgcCCAAG GTGAGGAGACAAGGAGAAGTGGTACAGAAGCTGGCACACATGATAGGTCACAGCGTGAAACTTTACGACATGGTGCTCCAGTTTCTCAGGACTCTTTTTTTACGAACTAAGAATATCCATTACTGTACTCTTCGGGCTGAGTTGTTGATGGCACTGCATGATCTAGAG GTTCAAGATATAATATCTGTAGATCCATGCCACAAGTTTACTTGGTGCTTGGATGCTTGCATCAGGGAGAAAAACGTGGATGTGAAAAGGTCTCGAGAACTACAAGGATTTCTTGATAGCATCAAG AGAGGCCAGGAGCAAGTACTTGGGGATCTCAGTATGACACTGTGTGACCCATACGCCGTGAATTTTCTAGCTAGTAGCGCAATAAAAATAGCTCTTCATCTAATTAACGGGGAAGCTCTGCCACGGGATAACGCTGTCCTTGTTCTACTTCTGAGAATGCTGGCCCTGGGCTTGTCAGCCTGGCAAATGATCGACTCCCAAGATTTTAAGGAGCCGAAACTTGACAGTCAAGTTGTGACGAAGTTTCTGCCAGCACTTATGTCTCTCATG GTAGATGATCAGATAAGACAATTAAATGGAAAGCTCCCACCAGATGAAAGAGAAAGTGCTATCGCTATTATTGAGCACTCTGGACCACCTCCAGATGCATGTCAAGCTTACGCTCAACTTTCTGGAGTTGCAGCTGTTTTATCCATGTATCACGCTTTATATGTTGGCGGAGGTGGAAGTGGGAGTAGCGGAAGAGCTCGAGGTGATGCGAGAGGCTTAATGCGGGTCTTGGCAACGCTACCAAATTGCCAGGCGCATCGCGCTTTTGAGGATCCATTTTTACACACTCTG GTATCTCTGCTGATCTTAAATATGGCTGATGAGTTTTCCGGTGAATCATTTTGCACCGTCATATTCGACGAATTCTTCCTGGCAGGATTAACAAGGGACAATGTTACGCGACACCTCTTGAAACTTTTATGGTACATTCATCCCAAACTTCCTCCGGCACGATTACATTCCCTGATGAAAGCCTTGCAGCCCAATAGCCAG CACAACGAAGCTGTGCATAGTCTCTATCAATCTCTCCGAGAAAAAATTGGCAGCCAATCAACAGAAGATCTTTTGATATCGTCAACTTCTATGGATACACTTGAATGCCCTGATTCACCACTAGATGTTGTCCCTACACCTGGGCCTCGTTAA
- the NELF-B gene encoding negative elongation factor B isoform X1, whose translation MSATKSTEGTGLEDLGVPGQVFLRDALTSCTDPLKAIEEFQLENGILLPSLRPMLPLLDLHGVRRLDFHASVLEELREKLVKRIAEIGAERGEKGGSDRRLKDLLAKSFPAVRVAALRPVVMCILRNTPHIDDKYLRVLVREKELYNDADTEVKRQIWKDNQSLFGDEVSPLFSRYIIEKEQVLFDHRNLNALFFSPSPKVRRQGEVVQKLAHMIGHSVKLYDMVLQFLRTLFLRTKNIHYCTLRAELLMALHDLEVQDIISVDPCHKFTWCLDACIREKNVDVKRSRELQGFLDSIKRGQEQVLGDLSMTLCDPYAVNFLASSAIKIALHLINGEALPRDNAVLVLLLRMLALGLSAWQMIDSQDFKEPKLDSQVVTKFLPALMSLMVDDQIRQLNGKLPPDERESAIAIIEHSGPPPDACQAYAQLSGVAAVLSMYHALYVGGGGSGSSGRARGDARGLMRVLATLPNCQAHRAFEDPFLHTLVSLLILNMADEFSGESFCTVIFDEFFLAGLTRDNVTRHLLKLLWYIHPKLPPARLHSLMKALQPNSQHNEAVHSLYQSLREKIGSQSTEDLLISSTSMDTLECPDSPLDVVPTPGPR comes from the exons ATGAGTGCGACCAAAAGTACGGAGGGTACGGGATTAGAGGATCTCGGAGTTCCAGGCCAAGTGTTTCTCAGAGATGCTCTGACCAGTTGCACCGATCCCCTGAAAGCCATTGAGGAGTTCCAG TTAGAAAATGGTATTCTATTGCCTTCGTTACGTCCAATGTTACCGCTATTGGACCTCCACGGCGTCAGAAGGCTGGACTTTCACGCCTCGGTATTAGAAGAGCTTAGAGAAAAACTTGTGAAGCGGATAGCCGAGATTGGGGCTGAGCGAGGGGAAAAGGGGGGAAGCGACCGTAGGCTTAAGGATCTGTTGGCCAAGAGCTTTCCTGCCGTTAGAGTTGCCGCGCTCAGGCCAGTCGTTATGTGTATTTTAAGAAATACCCCTCATATCGATGACAAATACCTACGAGTACTGGTTAGGGAAAAGGAACTTTACAATGACGCTGACACGGAAGTGAAACGACAGATCTGGAAGGACAATCAAAGTCTTTTCGGAGACGAGGTATCGCCTCTCTTCAGTCGCTACATCATTGAAAAGGAACAAGTTTTGTTCGATCATCGGAACCTGAAtgccttatttttttcaccatcgcCCAAG GTGAGGAGACAAGGAGAAGTGGTACAGAAGCTGGCACACATGATAGGTCACAGCGTGAAACTTTACGACATGGTGCTCCAGTTTCTCAGGACTCTTTTTTTACGAACTAAGAATATCCATTACTGTACTCTTCGGGCTGAGTTGTTGATGGCACTGCATGATCTAGAG GTTCAAGATATAATATCTGTAGATCCATGCCACAAGTTTACTTGGTGCTTGGATGCTTGCATCAGGGAGAAAAACGTGGATGTGAAAAGGTCTCGAGAACTACAAGGATTTCTTGATAGCATCAAG AGAGGCCAGGAGCAAGTACTTGGGGATCTCAGTATGACACTGTGTGACCCATACGCCGTGAATTTTCTAGCTAGTAGCGCAATAAAAATAGCTCTTCATCTAATTAACGGGGAAGCTCTGCCACGGGATAACGCTGTCCTTGTTCTACTTCTGAGAATGCTGGCCCTGGGCTTGTCAGCCTGGCAAATGATCGACTCCCAAGATTTTAAGGAGCCGAAACTTGACAGTCAAGTTGTGACGAAGTTTCTGCCAGCACTTATGTCTCTCATG GTAGATGATCAGATAAGACAATTAAATGGAAAGCTCCCACCAGATGAAAGAGAAAGTGCTATCGCTATTATTGAGCACTCTGGACCACCTCCAGATGCATGTCAAGCTTACGCTCAACTTTCTGGAGTTGCAGCTGTTTTATCCATGTATCACGCTTTATATGTTGGCGGAGGTGGAAGTGGGAGTAGCGGAAGAGCTCGAGGTGATGCGAGAGGCTTAATGCGGGTCTTGGCAACGCTACCAAATTGCCAGGCGCATCGCGCTTTTGAGGATCCATTTTTACACACTCTG GTATCTCTGCTGATCTTAAATATGGCTGATGAGTTTTCCGGTGAATCATTTTGCACCGTCATATTCGACGAATTCTTCCTGGCAGGATTAACAAGGGACAATGTTACGCGACACCTCTTGAAACTTTTATGGTACATTCATCCCAAACTTCCTCCGGCACGATTACATTCCCTGATGAAAGCCTTGCAGCCCAATAGCCAG CACAACGAAGCTGTGCATAGTCTCTATCAATCTCTCCGAGAAAAAATTGGCAGCCAATCAACAGAAGATCTTTTGATATCGTCAACTTCTATGGATACACTTGAATGCCCTGATTCACCACTAGATGTTGTCCCTACACCTGGGCCTCGTTAA
- the LOC124212440 gene encoding protein GPR107 isoform X2: MYSKSVIVSCIVVLTLASLTQARIHKLEIRNDVRAYIALSTFGFYEGGTLRVNLTNFKVEQGAEDAVFGFSLERTLSDVSNSYTENQREKCPLLDETAQLNEAVYFKMDLRHSIMNVTCKKDLNLISIHPSEDVVQVRLKRNAERLQDTASSPRIDHAMSDFGKRSVQSYNPPSIKSGCPRSEIPIHFKNATSTGLSKVKYYSTSFYVNVMNQSNEGLYNLYFHNCRNYDDKTNMPVDFTLQIKEDNHGNFLSAGEMPLPALYFMMALLFFLSGCFWVFILKRSKHPVFKIHYLMAVLVYLKSLSLLFHGINFHFIETKGEHVAAWAILYYITHLLKGAVLFITIVLVGTGWDFIKHILSDKDKKLFMIVIPLQVLANVAEIIIEESEEGDIEHQKWRDVFILVDLLCCGAILFPVVWSIRHLQEAARTDGKAAINLRKLKLFRHFYIMIVCYIYFTRIIVYLLRITVPFQYEWLDEMFREMATYVFFVLTGYKFRPASANPYFTIANEDLPGDDNDDEMDVVISGRSGATEGLNKINKGTTLAKSTPCNVVGTREEMDNLLSKRESSHEYD; encoded by the exons atgtattcaaaaTCCGTGATTGTTTCGTGCATAGTTGTGCTCACCTTAGCTTCGCTAACTCAGGCGAGGATTCACAAGCTTGAGATAAGG AACGACGTCAGAGCTTACATCGCTCTCAGCACATTCGGATTTTACGAAGGAGGCACTTTGCGCGTAAACTTGACTAATTTTAAGGTGGAACAGGGCGCCGAGGATGCAGTG TTCGGATTCAGCTTGGAACGAACTCTCAGCGATGTTAGTAATTCGTACACAGAAAATCAACGAGAAAAATGTCCATTACTAGATGAAACAGCCCAGCTGAATGAGGCTGTTTATTTTAAAATGGATTTGAGGCATTCAAT AATGAACGTAACCTGCAAGAAAGACTTGAATCTGATATCCATTCACCCGAGTGAAGATGTGGTACAGGTTCGATTAAAGAGAAACGCAGAACGATTACAGGATACGGCCTCTTCTCCAAGAATAGACCATGCCATGTCAGATTTTG GTAAGAGGTCTGTGCAATCCTACAATCCACCATCGATCAAAAGCGGCTGTCCAAGGTCAGAAATACCAATCCATTTTAAGAACGCAACAAGCACTGGATTAAGTAAAGTCAAGTATTACAGCACAAGTTTTTACGTGAATGTGATGAATCAAAGTAATGAAGGCCTCTATAACTTGTACTTCCACAACTGCAGAAACTATGATGATAAAACAAATATGCCTGTGGACTTTACG ttGCAAATCAAAGAGGATAACCATGGTAATTTCTTGAGTGCTGGTGAGATGCCACTACCTGCACTCTACTTCATGATGGCTCTTCTATTCTTTTTGTCTGGATGTTTCTGGGTCTTCATTCTCAAGAGAAGCAA acaCCCGGTGTTCAAGATTCACTACCTGATGGCGGTGCTGGTATACCTGAAATCTCTGTCTCTGCTTTTTCACGGCATAAATTTTCACTTCATTGAAACAAAAGGAGAACATGTTGCAGCTTGGGCAATTCTCTACTATATTACGCATCTACTGAAAGGAGCTGTTCTCTTCATCACCATCGTTCTAGTCGGTACTGGATGGGATTTTATAAAACATATACTCTCGGAcaaggataaaaaattgttcatgATTGTCATACCACTGCAG GTTCTGGCGAATGTTGCAGAAATTATAATCGAGGAAAGCGAAGAAGGAGACATTGAACATCAGAAATGGCGCGACGTATTTATTCTCGTTGATCTTCTCTGCTGCGGAGCAATCTTGTTCCCGGTTGTATGGAGCATAAGACACCTTCAAGAGGCTGCCCGCACCGATGGCAAAGCAGCCATAAATTTGCGGAAGCTCAAATTATTCcgacatttttatattatgaTCGTTTGCTACATATATTTCACCAGAATTATCGTCTACTTATTGAGG ATCACTGTTCCGTTCCAATACGAATGGCTTGATGAGATGTTTAGAGAAATGGCGACGTATGTATTTTTTGTCCTCACTGGATACAAGTTTCGTCCTGCTTCAGCAAATCCATATTTCACCATTGCCAATGAGGATTTGCCTGGTGACGATAATGATGACGAAATGGATGTGGT CATTTCTGGGAGAAGCGGTGCTACCGAGGGTCTCAATAAGATCAACAAAGGGACGACGTTAGCAAAGTCGACGCCGTGCAATGTTGTTGGGACTCGAGAAGAGATGGACAATCTGCTCAGCAAGAGAGAGTCGTCACACGAATACGACTGA